In Sorghum bicolor cultivar BTx623 chromosome 8, Sorghum_bicolor_NCBIv3, whole genome shotgun sequence, one genomic interval encodes:
- the LOC8083727 gene encoding ribonuclease H2 subunit A: MAAPVPEWATKEPCLMGIDEAGRGPVLGPMVYGCMYCARSYNNTLSTLKFADSKTLKEEQREELFESLKVNSSIGWEVDVICPKDLSAKMLKKSKVNLNEISHNSAMGLVRKVLDMGILLAEVYIDTVGDPEKYRIKLTEKFPGIKFVVAKKADSLYPVVSGASIVAKVTRDRALRNWVFDETALSLHMKTGSGYPGDPDTKQWLEDHKHPVFGFPTLVRFSWGTCKPFFKDAVEVTWESDEVDEDGTDNGSTKRQVKLSSLGFTGFKRKTEEIESSGKGRCKFFQARKLELVRKFQ, translated from the exons ATGGCGGCACCGGTGCCGGAGTGGGCTACCAAGGAGCCCTGCCTCATGGGGATCGACGAGGCTGGCCGTGGCCCTGTCCTTG GTCCTATGGTGTATGGATGTATGTACTGCGCGCGCTCTTACAATAACACTCTCTCCACTCTCAAATTCGCAG ATTCAAAGACCTTGAAGGAGGAACAAAGAGAGGAGCTATTTGAAAGTTTAAAGGTCAATAGCTCTATTGGGTGGGAAGTGGATGTTATATGCCCAAAGGATCTATCTGCTAAAATGTTAAAGAA GTCAAAAGTTAATCTGAATGAAATATCACATAACTCTGCCATGGGCCTTGTTAGAAAAGTTCTTGACATGGGAATTCTACTGGCAGAA GTATATATAGATACAGTGGGAGATCCTGAAAAGTATagaatcaagctgacagaaaagTTTCCAGGAATCAAATTTGTGGTTGCCAAAAAAGCTGATAGCCTTTACCCTGTTGTTAGTGGAGCAAGTATAGTTGCAAAG GTCACTAGGGACAGAGCCTTGCGAAACTGGGTGTTTGATGAAACAGCTCTAAGTCTGCACATGAAAACTGGATCAGGATATCCAGGAG ACCCAGATACTAAGCAATGGTTAGAAGATCACAAGCATCCAGTATTTGGCTTCCCAACTTTGGTTCGTTTTAGTTGGGGAACTTGTAAGCCCTTCTTCAAGGATGCAGTTGAGGTTACATG GGAGTCTGATGaagtcgatgaagatgggactgaCAATGGAAGCACCAAGCGACAAGTCAAGCTTTCAAGCCTAGGCTTTACTGGTTTCAAAAGGAAGACTGAGGAGATTGAATCAAGCGGAAAAGGCCGTTGCAAATTCTTCCAGGCTCGCAAACTTGAGTTGGTCAGGAAGTTCCAGTGA
- the LOC8079835 gene encoding uncharacterized protein LOC8079835 translates to MDRFLLSRPPLPVPTHAAAAAGADGDLLELDVLWPATPSSAVGLGLLAALPEDEGKKKKRAAGPVGGVGGPVRSAARHVPETAAGSGSAMAARSAPVRIPSDPARRGRWAHAGAWAGGSAEDTGEAVVPPHEIVARRAAAHSSVLEGAGRTLKGRDLRRVRNAVLRRTGFLVD, encoded by the coding sequence ATGGACCGCTTCCTGCTGTCCCGCCCACCCCTGCCCGTCCCGACCCACGCCGCGGCCGCTGCGGGCGCCGACGGCGACCTCCTCGAGCTCGACGTGCTCTGGCCGGCCACCCCTTCGTCCGCGGTAGGGCTCGGCCTCCTCGCCGCGCTCCCGGAGGACGAGGGCAAGAAGAAGAAGCGCGCCGCGGGCCCCGTGGGCGGGGTCGGGGGCCCCGTCCGATCCGCCGCGCGCCACGTCCCGGAGACCGCCGCGGGGTCCGGTTCCGCGATGGCGGCGAGGTCGGCGCCGGTGCGGATACCGTCGGACCCCGCGCGTAGGGGGAGGTGGGCCCACGCCGGCGCGTGGGCGGGCGGCAGCGCGGAGGATACCGGGGAGGCCGTGGTGCCCCCGCACGAGATCGTcgcgcgccgcgccgccgcgcacAGCTCGGTGCTGGAGGGCGCTGGGAGGACGCTCAAGGGCCGCGACCTCCGCCGCGTCCGCAACGCCGTCCTGcgccgcacgggcttcctcgtCGACTGA
- the LOC8079836 gene encoding G-box-binding factor 3, whose product MTDPMSDGGDGQQRRRQCRRGIVTPDVELGAALALADMAAGSSAVQMTDDEEMASTRLSLQLGRVGVHQSPSCSSSSSAGRPSAAPGGSGAAAHHGPRPRHMLTEAEKEEKRLRRVLANRESARQTILRRQAIRDELARKVADLSSQNETMKKEKDVVMKEYLSLKETNEQLKAQAHHLSLSLF is encoded by the exons ATGACCGATCCCATGTCCGACGGCGGCGAcgggcagcagcggcggcggcaatgCCGGCGGGGCATCGTCACGCCCGACGTCGAGCTCGGCGCCGCGCTGGCGCTCGCCGACATGGCTGCGGGCAGTAGCGCCGTGCAGATGACTGACGACGAGGAGATGGCGAGCACGAGGCTGAGCCTCCAGCTCGGCAGGGTCGGCGTCCACCAGTCACCgtcctgctccagcagctccaGCGCCGGCCGCCCGTCCGCCGCGCCCGGTGGTTCCGGTGCTGCTGCTCATCACGGGCCCCGGCCCCGGCACATGCTCACCGAG gCGGAGAAGGAGGAGAAGCGGCTGCGGCGTGTGCTCGCCAACCGGGAGTCGGCGCGGCAGACCATCCTCCGCCGTCAG GCGATTCGAGATGAACTGGCAAGGAAAGTTGCAGACTTGTCGTCGCAGAACGAGACCATGAAAAAG GAGAAGGACGTGGTGATGAAGGAGTATCTTTCACTGAAAGAGACGAACGAGCAGCTGAAAGCGCAGGCACACCACCTCTCGCTTTCGCTATTCTAA
- the LOC110429749 gene encoding mRNA-decapping enzyme-like protein, which yields MPPPPPPQGNGGKVTPNLAMDAEATRMLNLTVLQRLDPAVEDILITAAHVTLYDFNIDLNQWSRKDVEGSLFVVKRNSQPRFQFIVMNRRNTDNLVEDLLSDFEYELQPPYLLYRNAAQEVNGIWFYNQHDCEAVASLFGRILNAYAKVPPKPKVPTTKSEFEELEAVPTSAAIDGPLEPQLSSPALVSDAPEESLVNYFNAAASIASVSSAQMAARAHPSTEAVASSHVPLIVPSATPTHQIPHPLGGSSAPPLPLHDTNPHASHSANLLTPAFFASPSPSSTSVAPPASSVMPTAPPLHPTPTAAQRPPYGTPLLQPFPPPSPPPSLTPAHNNGPVISRDEVKDALQRLVLNDEFIDLIYRELQNAHM from the exons atgccgccgccgccgccgccgcaggggAACGGGGGGAAGGTGACCCCGAACCTGGCGATGGACGCCGAGGCCACGCGCATGCTCAACCTCACAGTCCTCCAGCGCCTGGACCCGGCCGTCGAGGACATCCTCATCACCGCCGCGCACGTCACGCTCTACGACTTCAACATCGACCTCAACCAGTGG AGTCGCAAGGACGTGGAGGGGTCGCTGTTCGTCGTCAAGAG GAACTCCCAGCCGAGGTTCCAGTTCATTGTCATGAACAGGCGCAACACTG ATAATCTGGTGGAGGATCTATTAAGTGATTTTGAATACGAACTTCAGCCACCATATTTGTTGTATCGAAATGCTGCCCAAGAAGTAAATGGTATTTGGTTTTATAATCAACATGATTGTGAAGCTGTCGCAAGCCTTTTTGGAAG AATACTGAATGCTTATGCAAAGGTGCCTCCAAAACCAAAAGTGCCTACCACAAAAAG TGAGTTTGAAGAACTGGAGGCTGTTCCGACATCTGCTGCTATAGATGGCCCCCTTGAACCTCAGCTGTCATCCCCTGCTCTAGTTTCGGATGCACCTGAAGAATCACTGGTTAATTACTTCAAC GCTGCTGCTAGCATTGCGAGTGTATCAAGTGCACAAATGGCTGCCAGAGCACATCCATCGACTGAGGCTGTCGCATCTTCCCATGTGCCGCTGATTGTTCCATCTGCTACTCCAACACATCAAATACCTCATCCTTTAGGGGGTTCATCAGCTCCACCACTTCCCCTCCATGACACAAATCCGCATGCCAGCCATTCTGCAAATCTTCTAACACCAGCTTTCTTTGCATCTCCATCACCCTCTTCAACATCTGTGGCACCACCAGCTTCATCCGTGATGCCTACAGCACCACCTCTTCATCCAACTCCAACAGCTGCTCAACGTCCTCCATATGGCACTCCCTTACTCCAACCTTTTCCCCCACCGTCTCCACCTCCTTCCCTGACCCCTGCACACAACAATGGACCTGTTATTTCAAGGGATGAAGTTAAGGACGCCCTCCAGAGACTTGTTCTG AATGACGAGTTCATCGATTTGATATATCGTGAGTTGCAAAATGCGCACATGTAG
- the LOC8079837 gene encoding probable F-box protein At2g36090 — MAINNDDDRCCPAFAGADDGAESATSIEDLPTDVLSLVLRRLDGASLAALGCASAAFRGLAADPAAWRALCLALWPSLRDVPPCCDHRRLFADAFPFPAVPLAALPPQPPTPGGGGGAGSSLPPLPSRLVSAVDLRHGGACVMSRAVETDASSAWFLGAPFRVDALTQEGFTLPSPSPAPIDPADLELSWVLIDPDTGRAVNASSRRPVSVDRRWLTGETVVRFALVLGGGVVLDAAVTCDERYGHVREVSLCMEDAEGGGGVSGRDGLAVVAAAMAGARRGRGAEEDTRVRYQEFVKGRADRKERKARREGIIDLCCSGVGAAAFVGFLVMLTFR, encoded by the coding sequence ATGGCGATCAACAACGACGACGACCGGTGCTGCCCAGCGTTCGCGGGAGCCGACGACGGCGCCGAGAGCGCGACGTCCATCGAGGACCTGCCCACGGACGTCCTGTCCCTCGTGCTCCGCCGCCTCGACGGCGCGTCGCTGGCCGCGCTCGGCTGCGCGTCCGCCGCCTTCCGCGGCCTCGCCGCCGACCCGGCCGCCTGGCGCGCGCTCTGCCTCGCGCTCTGGCCCTCGCTCCGCGACGTGCCTCCGTGCTGCGACCACCGCCGGCTCTTCGCCGACGCGTTCCCGTTCCCCGCCGTGCCGCTGGCAGCACTGCCGCCACAGCCACCAacgcccggcggcggcggcggcgccggcagcAGCCTCCCGCCGCTGCCGTCGCGCCTCGTCTCGGCCGTCGACCTCCGGCATGGCGGCGCGTGCGTCATGTCCCGCGCGGTGGAGACGGACGCGTCGTCGGCCTGGTTCCTGGGCGCGCCGTTCCGCGTCGACGCGCTCACGCAGGAGGGCTTCACgttgccgtcgccgtcgccggcgcccATCGACCCCGCGGACCTCGAGCTCAGCTGGGTGCTCATCGACCCGGACACCGGCCGCGCCGTCAACGCCTCCAGCCGCCGCCCCGTGTCCGTGGACCGGCGGTGGCTCACGGGGGAGACCGTGGTGCGGTTCGCGCTcgtcctcggcggcggcgtcgtgcTGGACGCCGCCGTCACGTGCGACGAGCGGTACGGACATGTCAGGGAGGTCAGCCTGTGCATGGAGGACgccgagggcggcggcggcgtcagcgGCCGGGATGGGCTGGCCGTGGTCGCCGCGGCCATGGCAGGCGCCAGACGGGGACGTGGCGCTGAAGAGGACACCAGGGTGCGGTACCAAGAGTTCGTGAAGGGGAGGGCGGACAGGAAGGAGCGGAAGGCCCGCCGGGAGGGCATCATCGACCTCTGCTGCTCCGGCGTCGGAGCGGCGGCGTTCGTGGGGTTCCTGGTCATGCTCACATTCCGGTGA